In Chloroflexota bacterium, a single window of DNA contains:
- a CDS encoding glycosyltransferase family 39 protein, translating into MSAVSHSDLSKDDWPIARNKSIHPFFLLILLFYLAVATLYAWQTPKWQAPDEPAHFNYIQYVAEQHQFPVLQPGDYPAQYLEEIKTNKFPPHMSIAPIRYEFHQPPLYYVLAAILYRLTAGLPFAAQFLALRLFSVATGAGILLVTYCLIQAIFPRSLFIPLAATAFVAVVPMHLAITAAMNNDALAELLMLLMLYLSVRTIQEGLAPRRALLTGILLGLVLLTKTTIYLLAIGAVVMSILWQQESPCALSVTKPLAKGRYLLYVFALALLIAAPWFVRNALLYGGMDILGWQRHDAIVAGQLRTAELWAQIGPLSFAQRFIRTTFNSFWAQFGWMGVPVDERIYLALALFTAVIGIGCVLFLIRLRQGQIELTPVQKNALLLMAVVALLSTLTYFAYNLKFVQHQGRYLFTAVGALSLGAALGLQELLRPSTARWLTIVLLLISLLLLIQGLLSGDMHKWTLAVLAPAIAFFAAAGWLPTRWQWLPPVLLYTAFLGLDLLCLFRYIIPALKIA; encoded by the coding sequence ATGAGCGCCGTTAGCCATTCTGACCTGTCAAAAGATGACTGGCCTATAGCACGGAACAAGTCCATCCATCCCTTCTTCCTCTTGATCCTGCTCTTTTACCTTGCTGTGGCCACTCTCTATGCCTGGCAGACGCCCAAATGGCAAGCTCCCGATGAGCCGGCTCATTTCAACTATATCCAGTATGTCGCAGAGCAGCACCAATTCCCCGTACTGCAGCCAGGCGATTATCCCGCTCAATATCTAGAGGAGATCAAGACAAACAAGTTCCCGCCGCACATGTCCATCGCCCCCATCCGCTACGAATTCCACCAGCCTCCCCTGTACTACGTGCTGGCAGCTATCCTGTACCGCCTTACAGCAGGCCTGCCCTTCGCGGCACAGTTCCTAGCGTTGCGGCTCTTTTCCGTCGCTACAGGGGCAGGCATACTATTGGTTACATACTGCCTGATCCAGGCTATCTTCCCCCGCAGCCTATTCATTCCCTTGGCTGCCACAGCCTTCGTCGCCGTTGTGCCCATGCACTTAGCCATAACCGCCGCGATGAACAACGATGCCCTGGCTGAGCTTCTCATGCTGTTGATGCTATACCTGTCCGTGCGTACCATCCAGGAAGGGCTTGCACCCAGACGCGCTTTGCTCACCGGCATCCTGCTAGGACTAGTGCTTCTGACTAAGACTACGATTTACCTGCTGGCCATAGGCGCAGTTGTTATGTCCATTCTGTGGCAGCAGGAATCCCCATGCGCACTTTCCGTCACAAAACCGCTGGCGAAAGGGCGCTACCTGCTATATGTGTTCGCACTCGCCCTGCTCATCGCTGCGCCATGGTTTGTGCGCAACGCATTGCTCTATGGCGGAATGGACATCCTGGGGTGGCAACGGCATGACGCCATCGTAGCAGGACAGTTGCGCACTGCAGAGCTGTGGGCGCAAATAGGGCCGCTGTCCTTTGCTCAGCGCTTCATCCGCACGACCTTCAACAGCTTTTGGGCTCAATTTGGCTGGATGGGTGTGCCCGTTGACGAGCGTATCTACTTAGCGCTGGCGCTGTTCACGGCCGTGATCGGAATCGGCTGTGTCCTCTTCCTCATCCGGCTGAGACAAGGACAAATAGAATTGACCCCAGTTCAAAAAAACGCATTGCTGTTGATGGCGGTCGTCGCTTTGCTCAGCACTTTGACCTATTTTGCCTATAACCTCAAGTTCGTACAGCATCAAGGTCGTTATCTGTTCACCGCTGTGGGTGCACTGTCCCTGGGAGCAGCCCTTGGCCTGCAAGAACTGTTGCGGCCATCAACTGCGCGCTGGTTGACCATTGTTTTGCTGTTGATCAGCTTGCTTCTGCTCATTCAAGGACTGCTGAGTGGGGATATGCACAAGTGGACTCTGGCCGTGCTCGCGCCGGCCATTGCCTTTTTCGCTGCCGCTGGCTGGTTGCCCACCCGTTGGCAATGGCTGCCGCCCGTGCTGCTCTACACGGCATTCCTTGGTTTGGACTTGCTCTGTCTGTTTCGTTATATTATCCCTGCACTGAAAATAGCATGA
- a CDS encoding glycosyltransferase family 2 protein, translated as MEHTTNSQYQDTRKSETTEPTAVPYLSIVIPTWNEAKRLPQTLQKIISYLQGKGYPAEIIVVDDGSTDSTVQVAQEFVQKSPFVRLIRNDHRGKAYAVRTGMLTANGQYILFTDADGATPIEEVDKLLPRLEQGYDVAIGSREGAEAKRFHEPWYRHLMGRVFNFIVRLLALPGIQDTQCGFKAFRRAAAHDLFEHMQLYGPKAGVVKGAVLTGFDVEILFLARKWGYEIAEVPVYWYYGTESKVHPLRDSWRNLRDVLRVRWNDIRGYYERR; from the coding sequence ATGGAGCATACCACGAACAGCCAATATCAGGACACACGCAAATCCGAAACGACAGAACCCACGGCCGTCCCGTACTTGAGCATTGTCATCCCAACTTGGAACGAGGCAAAGCGCCTGCCCCAAACATTGCAGAAAATCATCTCCTATCTGCAGGGCAAAGGCTATCCTGCTGAGATCATTGTCGTGGACGATGGCAGCACGGACAGCACGGTGCAGGTGGCACAGGAATTTGTCCAAAAAAGCCCTTTTGTCCGCCTAATCCGCAACGACCATCGGGGCAAGGCCTATGCAGTCCGCACGGGGATGCTGACAGCCAATGGACAGTACATCCTCTTCACCGATGCCGATGGAGCCACCCCCATCGAGGAAGTGGACAAGCTCCTGCCTCGCCTGGAACAGGGCTATGACGTGGCCATTGGCTCGCGCGAGGGCGCAGAGGCCAAACGCTTCCATGAACCCTGGTATCGCCACCTCATGGGGCGAGTCTTTAACTTCATCGTGCGCCTTCTCGCCTTGCCTGGCATACAGGACACTCAATGCGGCTTCAAAGCCTTCCGTCGCGCAGCAGCTCACGACCTGTTTGAGCACATGCAGCTCTATGGTCCCAAGGCTGGCGTCGTCAAAGGCGCCGTGCTCACCGGCTTTGACGTGGAGATCCTATTTCTGGCCCGTAAATGGGGCTACGAGATCGCCGAAGTCCCTGTGTACTGGTACTATGGCACGGAAAGCAAAGTCCATCCCCTGAGGGATTCATGGCGCAACTTGCGCGATGTCCTACGCGTGCGCTGGAACGACATCCGGGGCTATTATGAGCGCCGTTAG
- a CDS encoding radical SAM protein, producing MKWAAIAATKRILALEQGAAIKDWGGKLPIALLYPNTYYVGMSSLAMHALYYMLNTRPDIVCERVFCGYRRLQCMPAPLSLETQRPLNEFAVIAVSFSFELDYLNFVALLHSSSIPPSAAERDESFPLLLAGGPAVSANPEPLAELCDAFVIGEVEEILPRLLDALHIGITGCRAALLQVLSEIPGVYVPTKRDASPPALRIQRQWVRNLDLYPTHTRIFTHATEFGDMHLMEIARGCGRGCRFCLAGCLYRPPRERSAANLLEQARWGQRFRTKVGLVSAAVSDYAQIEELVSGLQDMGMQLSVSSLRVDPLPEALLAALAASGSRTLTIAPEAGSERLRRAINKRIPTQDIFYATEQASRYGFSELKLYFMVGLPGEEEEDIQAIVSLVQQVSTAFRGRVLVSVAPFVPKAHTPFERQAMAPTTTLQRRLRWLQNALQDINVRMASESLAWATVQAVLARGDRRLGAVLASLHAPSLSDWKRALSEHGLQSEHYTRARQADEPLPWSFIRMQP from the coding sequence ATGAAATGGGCAGCGATCGCAGCAACAAAGCGCATATTGGCTCTTGAGCAGGGAGCAGCCATCAAAGATTGGGGTGGCAAGCTCCCTATTGCTCTGCTCTACCCCAATACGTACTACGTGGGCATGTCCAGCCTAGCCATGCATGCCCTCTATTACATGCTGAATACACGTCCCGACATTGTCTGCGAACGCGTCTTCTGCGGTTACCGGCGGCTGCAATGCATGCCCGCTCCACTCTCCCTGGAAACCCAACGACCGCTGAACGAATTTGCTGTTATCGCAGTTTCGTTCTCCTTCGAACTGGATTATCTCAACTTTGTCGCATTGCTGCACAGCAGCAGCATTCCTCCATCAGCCGCCGAACGCGACGAGAGTTTCCCTCTCCTGCTTGCCGGGGGGCCTGCTGTGTCGGCCAATCCCGAGCCTTTGGCTGAACTGTGCGATGCGTTCGTCATTGGTGAAGTAGAGGAGATTCTGCCTCGCCTCCTGGATGCGCTGCACATAGGCATCACGGGCTGCCGAGCCGCATTGCTGCAAGTGCTGAGCGAGATACCTGGCGTGTACGTGCCAACCAAGCGGGATGCCAGTCCTCCCGCACTCCGTATCCAACGCCAATGGGTGCGCAACCTCGACCTCTACCCGACCCATACGCGCATCTTCACCCATGCCACCGAGTTTGGCGACATGCACCTGATGGAGATTGCCCGAGGTTGTGGACGGGGCTGCCGCTTTTGTCTGGCAGGCTGTCTGTACCGACCGCCCCGTGAGCGCAGTGCGGCAAACCTGCTCGAACAGGCGCGCTGGGGGCAGAGATTCCGCACCAAAGTCGGCTTAGTCAGCGCCGCAGTATCCGATTATGCACAAATTGAGGAACTGGTGAGCGGTTTGCAAGACATGGGCATGCAGCTCTCTGTGTCTTCGCTGCGTGTTGACCCACTGCCCGAAGCGCTGCTCGCAGCACTGGCAGCCAGTGGCTCTCGTACCCTCACGATAGCGCCTGAAGCAGGTTCGGAGCGACTGCGCAGAGCCATCAACAAAAGGATCCCCACCCAGGACATCTTTTATGCTACGGAGCAAGCCTCGCGCTATGGATTCAGTGAATTGAAGCTGTACTTCATGGTGGGGCTTCCTGGCGAAGAGGAGGAAGATATACAGGCCATTGTCTCACTGGTGCAGCAAGTGAGCACTGCCTTTCGCGGGCGTGTCCTAGTCAGTGTTGCACCCTTTGTGCCCAAAGCCCACACGCCTTTCGAACGGCAGGCTATGGCCCCCACCACTACACTGCAACGCCGCCTGCGCTGGCTCCAGAACGCCTTACAGGACATCAACGTGCGCATGGCATCGGAGAGCCTGGCTTGGGCTACGGTACAAGCCGTGCTGGCACGTGGCGACCGGCGAC
- a CDS encoding ribose-phosphate pyrophosphokinase has translation MESDICVFSGSAHRELAEEICSLRGIPLSPSVTRHFHNDNLYVQLQEPVRERDVFIIQPFYPPPVSDRVLELLLMLDAARSASAKRVTAVIPYYSYSRSDKKDEPRISIAGRLIADLLVTAGAQRILTMTLHSPQVHGFFSVPTDHLSSMPVFASYFRDKDLTDTVIVTPDIGHAKRAAELARELHLPVAAVSKKRIDDTTVVTEGLIGEVRGKKVILIDDEIAVGTSMIEAIKLLRNYGVEQATLVCTHGIFCGPAIENFKAMPEIKSIVTTNTVPIPPEKRIPCMEILSVAPLFAEAIRRIHEGETMQPLFAY, from the coding sequence ATGGAAAGCGACATCTGTGTCTTTAGCGGAAGCGCACACCGTGAATTGGCTGAGGAAATTTGTTCCCTGCGTGGCATACCTCTGAGCCCTTCGGTCACCCGTCATTTTCACAATGACAACCTCTACGTCCAATTACAAGAGCCTGTGCGCGAGCGCGATGTTTTCATCATCCAACCCTTCTACCCACCCCCGGTGAGCGACCGCGTTCTCGAACTGCTCCTGATGCTCGACGCTGCCCGTTCTGCTTCGGCCAAGCGCGTTACCGCCGTTATACCCTATTACTCTTATAGCCGCTCCGACAAGAAGGATGAGCCGCGCATCTCCATCGCTGGTCGGCTCATCGCAGACCTGCTCGTTACCGCTGGCGCACAGCGCATCTTGACCATGACCCTGCATTCCCCACAGGTACATGGCTTCTTCAGCGTGCCCACGGATCACCTCAGTTCCATGCCGGTATTTGCCAGCTACTTCCGTGATAAAGACCTAACCGACACAGTGATCGTCACTCCAGACATCGGGCACGCCAAAAGAGCTGCTGAACTAGCGCGGGAATTGCACTTGCCTGTGGCTGCTGTCAGTAAGAAGCGCATTGATGACACCACGGTAGTAACAGAAGGGCTGATTGGCGAAGTGCGCGGCAAGAAAGTCATCCTCATTGATGATGAAATCGCCGTAGGCACATCCATGATCGAAGCAATCAAACTGTTGCGCAACTATGGCGTGGAACAAGCCACACTTGTCTGCACTCACGGCATCTTCTGCGGCCCAGCGATCGAGAACTTCAAAGCCATGCCTGAAATCAAATCCATCGTTACCACGAACACCGTCCCCATCCCGCCAGAGAAGCGCATCCCTTGTATGGAAATCCTATCCGTAGCTCCGCTCTTCGCCGAGGCCATCCGCCGCATCCACGAGGGAGAAACCATGCAACCCCTCTTCGCATATTAG